From a region of the Qipengyuania spongiae genome:
- the guaB gene encoding IMP dehydrogenase → MGRHISSLKAILPVAHLDIPLGLTFDDVLLVPAESDIVPSMANTATRLTREIGLNIPVISSAMDTVTEADMAIAMAQLGGIGVLHRNFEVDDQAAAVRAVKRYESGMVVNPITIHPDATLGEAQAIMAENRISGIPVTDRDGRLAGILTNRDVRFAENARQPVKELMTTDNLATVPLGTGQDEARRLLHQRRIEKLLVVDDDGKCVGLITVKDIEKAVAYPDATKDASGRLRVAAATTVGDKGFERTEALIDAEVDVVVIDTAHGHNRDVARAVERVKKLSNAVQVIAGNVATAEATRVLMGAGADAVKIGIGPGSICTTRVVAGVGVPQLTAIMDCAEAAEKEGVPVIGDGGLRTSGDAAKALAAGASTIMVGSMLAGTEEAPGETFIYQGRSYKSYRGMGSVGAMARGSADRYFQQDVSQQKLVPEGIEGQVPYKGPAAATVHQLVGGIKAAMGYTGSATIDDLRKRARFVRITNAGLTESHVHDVAITREAPNYPTR, encoded by the coding sequence ATGGGCCGCCACATTTCTTCCCTGAAGGCGATTCTTCCAGTGGCCCATCTCGACATACCCCTCGGCCTCACTTTCGACGACGTGCTGCTCGTCCCGGCGGAGAGCGACATCGTTCCTTCGATGGCGAACACCGCCACGCGGCTGACGCGCGAGATCGGGCTCAACATCCCGGTTATCTCCAGCGCGATGGACACGGTGACCGAGGCGGACATGGCCATTGCCATGGCGCAGCTGGGCGGGATCGGCGTGCTCCACCGCAATTTCGAGGTCGACGACCAGGCCGCTGCAGTGCGTGCGGTGAAGCGTTATGAAAGCGGCATGGTGGTAAACCCGATCACCATCCACCCGGACGCCACTCTGGGCGAGGCGCAAGCGATCATGGCGGAAAACCGCATCAGCGGCATCCCCGTGACCGATCGCGACGGCAGGCTCGCCGGCATCCTTACCAATCGCGACGTGCGCTTTGCCGAGAATGCGCGCCAGCCGGTCAAGGAACTGATGACGACCGATAATCTCGCCACCGTGCCGCTCGGCACCGGGCAGGACGAGGCGCGGCGACTGCTGCACCAGCGGCGGATCGAAAAGCTGCTGGTGGTCGACGATGACGGCAAGTGCGTCGGCCTCATCACGGTCAAGGATATCGAGAAGGCGGTCGCCTATCCCGATGCCACCAAGGATGCGAGCGGGCGCCTGCGCGTCGCCGCCGCGACCACGGTTGGCGACAAGGGCTTCGAGCGGACCGAGGCGTTGATCGATGCCGAGGTCGACGTGGTGGTGATCGACACCGCGCACGGCCACAACCGCGACGTCGCCCGCGCGGTGGAACGGGTGAAGAAGCTGAGCAATGCGGTCCAGGTCATCGCCGGCAACGTCGCCACGGCGGAAGCGACCCGAGTCTTGATGGGCGCGGGCGCCGATGCGGTGAAGATCGGAATCGGCCCGGGCTCGATCTGCACGACACGCGTGGTCGCCGGCGTCGGCGTGCCGCAGCTTACGGCGATCATGGACTGCGCCGAAGCGGCGGAGAAGGAAGGGGTGCCGGTGATCGGCGATGGTGGCCTGCGGACCAGCGGCGACGCGGCCAAGGCGCTGGCGGCGGGCGCCTCGACGATCATGGTCGGATCGATGCTGGCCGGAACCGAGGAAGCACCGGGCGAAACCTTCATCTATCAGGGCCGCAGCTACAAGAGCTATCGCGGGATGGGTAGCGTGGGCGCGATGGCGCGCGGCAGCGCCGACCGTTATTTCCAGCAGGACGTCTCGCAGCAGAAGCTGGTGCCCGAGGGGATCGAGGGGCAGGTGCCTTACAAGGGCCCGGCAGCGGCGACCGTCCACCAGCTGGTCGGCGGGATCAAGGCGGCGATGGGCTACACCGGCAGCGCCACGATCGACGATCTGCGGAAGCGCGCCCGGTTCGTGCGCATTACCAATGCGGGCCTCACCGAAAGCCACGTTCACGACGTGGCGATCACCCGCGAGGCGCCGAACTATCCGACGCGCTGA
- a CDS encoding RsmB/NOP family class I SAM-dependent RNA methyltransferase gives MTPAARVATSIELLDTIVAAARGQGAPADRILAEWFRGNRFAGSKDRRAIRELVYAAIRACGPIPESGRAAMLRLAEVDPAIAPLFDGSRYGPAPIGEGETAAQGGIAPDWLTQRLAADGIADNEAVALLDRAPLDLRVNTLKSDRAGIDLPEEAEPTAAPQGLRAAAGTKVEQWPAYREGLVEIQDTGSQLACLALNAQPGETVIDLCAGGGGKTLALAAAMDNLGRLFACDTDRGRLSKLAPRAERAGATMIETRLLDPGREMEALQDLVGQADAVLVDAPCSGTGTWRRNPEARWRLTPQSLDRLLAMQAQILDNAVRLLRPGGRLVYVVCSLLDAEGPDQFAALRERHSALALRQLALPLGRERGQGIRLTPHQDGTDGFFIACAGAA, from the coding sequence ATGACCCCCGCCGCGCGTGTCGCGACATCTATCGAACTGCTCGACACCATCGTGGCTGCTGCGCGAGGGCAAGGCGCGCCTGCCGACCGTATTCTGGCCGAATGGTTTCGCGGCAATCGCTTTGCCGGATCGAAGGACCGGAGGGCGATCCGCGAGCTGGTCTATGCTGCGATCCGTGCTTGCGGCCCCATTCCCGAAAGCGGCCGCGCAGCGATGCTACGGCTGGCCGAGGTCGATCCGGCGATCGCGCCGCTGTTCGATGGCTCGCGATACGGCCCCGCGCCCATTGGCGAGGGCGAGACCGCGGCACAGGGTGGCATCGCGCCGGACTGGCTGACACAGCGGCTCGCGGCCGATGGTATAGCGGATAACGAAGCGGTGGCGCTGCTCGATCGGGCGCCGCTCGACCTGCGGGTGAATACTCTCAAATCCGACCGCGCGGGGATCGATCTTCCCGAAGAAGCCGAACCGACCGCCGCGCCGCAGGGTTTGAGGGCCGCTGCGGGCACGAAGGTCGAGCAGTGGCCCGCCTACCGCGAAGGTCTGGTCGAGATACAGGACACCGGCTCGCAGCTCGCTTGCCTGGCGCTCAATGCCCAGCCGGGGGAGACCGTGATCGATCTTTGCGCTGGCGGCGGCGGCAAGACGCTGGCGCTGGCCGCGGCGATGGACAATCTCGGGCGGCTGTTTGCCTGCGACACCGATCGCGGGCGCCTGTCCAAACTCGCTCCGCGTGCCGAGCGGGCCGGCGCCACCATGATCGAGACGCGCCTGCTCGATCCCGGTCGCGAGATGGAGGCGTTGCAGGACCTCGTCGGGCAAGCCGACGCCGTGCTGGTGGATGCGCCCTGTTCGGGCACCGGCACCTGGCGCCGCAATCCCGAGGCGCGCTGGCGGTTGACGCCCCAATCTCTCGATCGCCTGCTCGCGATGCAGGCGCAGATATTGGACAATGCCGTGCGCCTGCTGCGCCCCGGCGGGCGGCTGGTCTATGTGGTCTGCTCGCTGCTCGATGCTGAAGGACCGGACCAGTTCGCGGCGCTGCGGGAGCGCCATTCTGCACTGGCGCTCCGCCAACTTGCCTTGCCGCTCGGCCGCGAACGGGGGCAGGGCATTCGGCTCACCCCGCACCAGGACGGGACCGACGGATTTTTCATCGCCTGTGCAGGCGCGGCGTGA
- a CDS encoding RNA pyrophosphohydrolase: protein MSDPNRELGYRPCVGVMLVNAAGKVFVGRRIDNKEGDWWQMPQGGVDPGEDLKDAALRELNEETGAKAEHVTILQRMDEPMRYDLPEELIGKLWNGKYRGQEQVWYVARFTGADADIDLEAHDPPEFCDWKWVDPDQLPELIVPFKKRVYRAVVEAFREIV from the coding sequence ATGAGCGATCCTAACCGCGAGCTCGGCTATCGTCCCTGCGTCGGTGTAATGCTGGTCAATGCCGCCGGGAAGGTCTTCGTCGGCCGCCGGATCGACAACAAGGAAGGCGACTGGTGGCAAATGCCCCAGGGCGGCGTCGATCCGGGCGAGGACCTGAAGGACGCTGCCCTGCGCGAACTGAACGAGGAAACCGGCGCCAAGGCCGAGCATGTCACCATTCTCCAGCGGATGGACGAGCCGATGCGCTACGACCTGCCGGAAGAGCTGATCGGCAAGTTGTGGAACGGCAAGTATCGCGGACAGGAGCAGGTATGGTATGTCGCCCGCTTCACCGGGGCCGACGCCGATATCGACCTTGAAGCGCACGACCCGCCCGAATTCTGCGACTGGAAGTGGGTCGATCCTGACCAGCTTCCCGAACTGATCGTACCGTTCAAGAAGCGCGTCTATCGCGCCGTGGTCGAGGCGTTTCGCGAGATCGTCTGA
- a CDS encoding alpha/beta hydrolase, whose protein sequence is MAETEHYVRDDVRGFLDMLEQIGSQGVDKVGAVAGREQMRAMSALADAAAVDLPVKRDLTCPGPAGEIPLRFYDMRENRGAGPCVIFIHGGGFVIGDIEVYDALCTEIANRLDLPVVSIEYRLAPEHPFPAAPDDCEAAARWIASSPEALGRKFTGLVITGDSAGGNLTIVTTNALMNDPADAPVLLQAPIYPVASDVSKHDSLALFGDGFLLTGAAMSFFTQSYGGDRNNPRHTPMVGDCSNTPPTVICTAGLDPLRDSGREYAAHLIQQGIEVSYFEFPGIIHGFTTLRKAIPSGQKDLEAFLGAIRLKLDRIAA, encoded by the coding sequence ATGGCCGAAACCGAACATTACGTGCGCGACGATGTGCGGGGCTTTCTCGACATGCTCGAACAGATCGGAAGCCAAGGCGTCGACAAGGTTGGCGCGGTCGCCGGGCGCGAGCAGATGCGGGCGATGAGCGCACTGGCCGACGCGGCGGCGGTCGATCTGCCGGTGAAGCGGGACCTTACCTGCCCCGGTCCGGCTGGCGAAATTCCCCTGCGCTTCTACGACATGCGGGAAAACCGCGGGGCTGGGCCGTGCGTGATCTTCATCCACGGCGGCGGCTTCGTGATCGGGGACATCGAGGTTTATGACGCGCTCTGCACCGAGATCGCGAATCGGCTCGACTTGCCCGTCGTTTCGATCGAGTACCGGCTGGCGCCCGAGCACCCCTTCCCCGCCGCGCCTGACGATTGCGAAGCGGCGGCTCGCTGGATCGCCTCGTCGCCCGAAGCGCTGGGCCGCAAGTTCACCGGTCTCGTCATCACCGGCGACAGTGCAGGCGGCAATCTCACCATCGTCACCACCAACGCGCTGATGAACGATCCGGCCGACGCGCCGGTGCTGCTTCAGGCGCCGATCTATCCGGTGGCGAGCGACGTCTCGAAGCATGACAGTCTCGCGCTGTTCGGGGACGGCTTCCTTCTCACCGGCGCGGCGATGTCGTTCTTTACCCAATCTTATGGCGGAGACCGCAATAACCCGCGCCATACGCCGATGGTCGGCGACTGCTCCAACACGCCGCCGACTGTCATCTGCACCGCCGGTCTCGATCCCTTACGCGATTCGGGCCGGGAATATGCGGCGCATCTTATCCAGCAGGGGATTGAAGTGAGTTATTTCGAATTTCCCGGCATCATCCACGGCTTCACCACTCTGCGCAAAGCCATTCCCAGCGGGCAGAAGGATTTGGAGGCATTCCTCGGCGCAATCCGCCTCAAGCTCGATCGGATCGCGGCATGA
- a CDS encoding 2-oxoacid:acceptor oxidoreductase subunit alpha, with protein sequence MATQQVESPREAVETPEAVVVRFAGDSGDGMQLTGGQFTLSTALAGNDLATFPDFPAEIRAPQGTLFGVSAFQINFGSRQINTAGDAPDVLVAMNPAALKTNIAALKPGGLVIADTGAFTRRNLDKAQYEANPLEDDSLAKYDVLAFDISEKTIEAVKPFGLGNKDALRSKNMWTLGLALWMFDRPRDPIHQWLKAKFRTKPDIADANIAALDAGHSYGETAELAGPLKQLTVPPVPSAPGLYRTVTGAEAVSLGLVAGAQLAELPMFFGGYPITPASAILHHLARLKEFGVTTFQAEDEIAAICAAIGASYAGQLGVTSSSGPGIALKTEAMGLAIMTELPLVIVNSQRGGPSTGLPTKTEQSDLYQAVYGRNGDAPMPVLAARSPSDAFEVAIEACRIAVKYMTPVMLLTDGYIANAAEPWKVPNPAEFEPFPATFLEEPRGEQLLPYKRNEHGARPWIKPGTKGLMHRIGGIEKHQETGNIDYSPDNHQAMTDLRKAKIENIDVPDQEVALGGPSGKLAVVGWGSTFGPIHQAVRKARAKGCDVSHIHVRHVWPLPKNLGELLRGYDNILVPEMNTGQFKTVLRDQFLVDAQPLTKTSGQPFQIAELVDAIGRYFDGIEGNEGGEVEVNRQQLPTMQSGHDDGSLRRETSPQSQEQSS encoded by the coding sequence ATGGCGACCCAGCAGGTCGAAAGTCCGCGCGAAGCGGTGGAAACTCCTGAAGCGGTCGTAGTCCGCTTTGCCGGCGATAGCGGCGACGGAATGCAGTTGACGGGCGGTCAGTTCACTCTGTCGACTGCGCTTGCCGGCAACGATCTCGCCACTTTCCCCGACTTTCCGGCGGAAATCCGGGCGCCGCAAGGCACGCTGTTCGGTGTTTCCGCCTTCCAGATCAATTTTGGCAGCCGCCAGATCAACACCGCTGGCGACGCGCCTGACGTGCTGGTCGCGATGAACCCGGCGGCGCTCAAGACCAATATCGCCGCGCTCAAGCCCGGCGGTCTGGTGATCGCCGACACCGGCGCCTTCACCAGGCGCAATCTCGATAAGGCGCAGTACGAGGCCAATCCACTCGAGGACGACAGTCTCGCCAAATACGACGTGCTGGCCTTCGATATCAGCGAGAAGACGATCGAGGCGGTGAAGCCCTTCGGCCTCGGCAACAAGGATGCGCTGCGCTCCAAGAATATGTGGACGCTCGGCCTCGCGCTTTGGATGTTCGATCGCCCGCGCGATCCGATCCACCAGTGGCTTAAGGCCAAGTTTCGGACCAAGCCGGACATCGCCGATGCGAACATCGCCGCGCTCGATGCGGGCCACTCTTATGGCGAGACGGCCGAGCTGGCCGGACCGTTGAAGCAGCTGACCGTTCCTCCCGTGCCGAGCGCCCCGGGTCTTTACCGTACTGTGACGGGCGCGGAGGCCGTGTCGCTGGGTCTCGTCGCGGGTGCACAGCTCGCCGAACTGCCGATGTTCTTCGGCGGATATCCGATCACTCCGGCGAGCGCGATCCTCCATCACCTCGCGCGGCTCAAGGAATTCGGTGTCACCACCTTCCAGGCGGAAGACGAGATCGCCGCGATCTGCGCCGCCATCGGGGCGAGCTATGCCGGACAGCTGGGCGTCACCAGCTCGAGCGGCCCTGGCATCGCATTGAAGACCGAGGCGATGGGCCTGGCGATCATGACCGAACTGCCGCTGGTGATCGTCAATTCGCAGCGCGGCGGCCCTTCGACCGGCTTGCCGACGAAGACCGAGCAGAGCGACCTCTACCAGGCCGTCTATGGCCGCAACGGCGACGCGCCGATGCCGGTGCTCGCCGCGCGCAGCCCGTCCGATGCCTTCGAAGTGGCGATCGAGGCGTGCCGCATCGCGGTGAAGTACATGACCCCGGTGATGCTGCTGACCGATGGCTACATCGCCAATGCCGCCGAACCGTGGAAAGTGCCGAACCCTGCCGAATTCGAGCCGTTCCCCGCAACCTTCCTCGAAGAACCTCGCGGCGAACAGTTGCTCCCCTACAAGCGCAATGAACATGGTGCGCGGCCATGGATCAAGCCTGGAACGAAGGGTCTGATGCACCGCATCGGCGGTATCGAGAAGCATCAGGAAACCGGCAATATCGACTATTCGCCCGACAACCATCAGGCGATGACCGATCTGCGCAAGGCAAAGATAGAGAACATCGACGTGCCCGATCAGGAGGTCGCTCTGGGCGGGCCCTCGGGCAAGCTCGCGGTCGTCGGCTGGGGTTCGACCTTCGGCCCGATCCATCAGGCGGTGCGCAAGGCGCGGGCGAAGGGCTGTGATGTCAGCCATATTCACGTCCGCCATGTGTGGCCGTTGCCGAAGAATCTCGGCGAACTGCTACGTGGTTACGACAACATCCTGGTTCCCGAGATGAACACCGGCCAGTTCAAGACCGTGCTGCGCGACCAGTTCCTGGTCGACGCGCAACCGCTCACCAAGACCAGCGGCCAACCCTTCCAGATCGCCGAACTGGTCGACGCGATCGGCAGGTATTTCGACGGGATCGAAGGCAATGAAGGCGGCGAGGTCGAGGTGAACCGGCAGCAATTGCCGACCATGCAATCCGGCCACGACGATGGATCGCTGCGCCGCGAAACCTCCCCGCAATCTCAGGAGCAAAGCTCGTGA
- a CDS encoding 2-oxoacid:ferredoxin oxidoreductase subunit beta, with protein MNAPVKIETTLKDWETDQEVRWCPGCGDYAILKAVQRTLPQLGADPANTVFVSGIGCSSRFPYYIESYGFHTIHGRAPAFATGIKLANPELDIWLVTGDGDGLSIGGNHLMHVLRRNVNMQIMLFNNEIYGLTKGQASPTSREGTKSPSTPIGSYDHPARPAAFALGAGARFVARGFDVSKKLPEVLTAAHAHQGAAFVEIFQNCIVYNKDVFDDFAAPKGAEDRQLWLENGKPMLFAGDTKGIALDRDALTLKVVDVADGEWEAAGVIVHDVANRSLAHMLVEMPFGEFPMALGVLYDDPRPTFEEAVIAERKKASEGKAADLARLLGSGQTWTVDGTGADPV; from the coding sequence GTGAACGCACCGGTGAAAATCGAAACCACGCTCAAGGACTGGGAAACCGACCAGGAGGTCCGCTGGTGCCCTGGATGCGGGGACTATGCCATTCTGAAAGCGGTGCAGCGCACTCTGCCGCAGCTCGGCGCGGATCCGGCCAATACGGTGTTCGTCAGCGGGATCGGATGCTCGAGCCGTTTCCCTTATTATATCGAGAGCTACGGATTTCACACCATCCATGGCCGCGCCCCCGCATTCGCGACCGGGATCAAGCTCGCCAATCCCGAACTCGATATCTGGCTGGTGACGGGCGATGGCGACGGGCTGTCGATCGGCGGCAATCATCTGATGCACGTCCTGCGTCGCAACGTGAACATGCAGATCATGCTGTTCAACAACGAAATCTACGGCCTTACCAAGGGCCAGGCCTCGCCGACCAGCCGCGAGGGCACAAAGTCGCCCTCGACCCCGATCGGCAGCTACGACCATCCCGCACGCCCTGCAGCATTCGCGTTGGGCGCCGGCGCGCGGTTCGTCGCGCGCGGCTTCGACGTGTCGAAGAAGCTGCCCGAGGTACTGACAGCCGCCCACGCCCATCAGGGTGCGGCCTTCGTCGAGATTTTCCAGAACTGCATCGTCTACAACAAGGACGTGTTCGACGATTTCGCAGCGCCCAAGGGTGCCGAGGATCGCCAGCTCTGGCTCGAGAACGGAAAGCCGATGCTATTCGCCGGCGACACCAAGGGCATCGCGCTCGACCGCGACGCGCTCACTCTAAAAGTCGTCGACGTGGCCGATGGCGAATGGGAAGCGGCGGGTGTTATCGTTCACGACGTCGCCAATCGCTCGCTCGCGCACATGCTGGTCGAGATGCCCTTCGGCGAATTTCCGATGGCGTTGGGCGTGCTTTATGATGATCCGCGCCCGACTTTCGAGGAAGCGGTGATTGCCGAGCGCAAGAAGGCGAGCGAGGGCAAGGCCGCCGATCTCGCGCGCCTGCTCGGCTCGGGCCAGACCTGGACTGTCGATGGAACGGGGGCGGATCCCGTTTGA
- a CDS encoding isocitrate lyase: MTYQSHIARLSDTIGQAGASWAAIDGESAARMAVQNRFPTGLDIARYTAGILRADMEAYDADPADYTQSLGCWHGFIAQQKMISIKKHFGTTKRKYLYLSGWMIAALRSEFGPLPDQSMHEKTSVPALIEEIYTFLRQADARELGGLFRELDAAKEAGDAVNTHRLLHQIDEHETHIVPIIADIDAGFGNAEATYLLAKKMIEAGACALQIENQVSDEKQCGHQDGKVTVPHEDFLQKIRAIRYAFLELGVPDGIIVARTDSLGAGLTKQIAYSSEPGDLGDQYNSFLDCEEVDPVNIANGQVFISRDGKLMAPKRLPSNLYQFRSGTGEDRCVLDCITSLQNGADLLWIETEKPHIGQIGGMVERIREVVPNAKLVYNNSPSFNWTLNFRQQVYDAWAEEGRDLSEYDRAKLMSVDYDITDLAIEADERIRTFQKDAAAQAGIFHHLITLPTYHTAALSTDNLAKRYFGEDGMLGYVKPVQREEIRQGIACVKHQNMAGSDMGDDHKEYFAGEAALKAGGKDNTMNQFAAA; encoded by the coding sequence ATGACCTATCAAAGCCACATCGCGCGATTGAGCGACACTATCGGTCAGGCCGGCGCCTCCTGGGCGGCCATCGACGGCGAAAGCGCAGCGCGGATGGCGGTGCAGAACCGCTTCCCGACCGGCCTCGACATCGCCCGCTACACCGCCGGCATTCTGCGCGCTGACATGGAAGCCTATGATGCCGACCCGGCGGACTACACCCAGTCGCTTGGCTGCTGGCACGGCTTCATCGCGCAGCAGAAGATGATCAGTATCAAGAAGCATTTCGGCACGACCAAGCGCAAATATCTCTATCTTTCGGGTTGGATGATCGCCGCTCTACGCAGCGAATTCGGTCCGTTGCCCGATCAGTCGATGCACGAGAAGACGTCGGTCCCCGCCCTGATCGAGGAGATCTACACCTTCCTGCGCCAAGCCGATGCGCGCGAACTCGGTGGCCTGTTTCGCGAACTCGACGCCGCAAAGGAAGCGGGCGATGCGGTCAACACCCACCGTCTGCTGCACCAGATCGACGAGCACGAAACGCATATCGTCCCGATCATCGCCGATATCGACGCAGGCTTCGGCAATGCCGAGGCGACCTATCTGCTCGCCAAGAAGATGATTGAGGCCGGGGCCTGCGCCCTGCAAATCGAGAACCAGGTTTCCGACGAGAAGCAGTGCGGCCATCAGGACGGCAAGGTCACCGTTCCGCACGAGGACTTTCTCCAAAAGATCCGCGCGATCCGCTACGCCTTCCTCGAACTCGGCGTTCCAGACGGCATCATCGTCGCGCGCACCGATAGTCTGGGGGCTGGATTGACCAAGCAGATCGCCTATTCGAGCGAACCGGGCGATCTGGGTGACCAGTACAATTCCTTCCTAGATTGCGAGGAGGTCGATCCGGTGAACATCGCCAACGGGCAGGTCTTCATCAGCCGCGACGGCAAGCTGATGGCGCCGAAGCGACTGCCCTCGAACCTCTATCAATTCCGCTCCGGAACCGGCGAGGATCGCTGCGTTCTCGACTGCATCACGTCGTTGCAGAACGGCGCGGACCTGCTCTGGATCGAGACCGAGAAGCCGCATATCGGCCAGATCGGCGGGATGGTCGAGCGCATCCGCGAGGTCGTTCCGAACGCTAAGCTCGTCTACAACAATTCGCCAAGCTTCAACTGGACGCTGAACTTCCGCCAGCAGGTCTACGACGCCTGGGCCGAGGAAGGTCGCGACCTGTCGGAATACGACCGGGCGAAGCTGATGAGCGTCGATTATGACATTACCGATCTCGCCATCGAGGCCGACGAACGGATCCGCACGTTCCAGAAGGATGCCGCGGCGCAGGCGGGGATTTTCCACCACCTCATCACCCTGCCCACCTACCACACCGCGGCGCTCAGCACCGACAATCTCGCCAAGCGCTATTTCGGGGAGGACGGCATGCTCGGTTACGTCAAGCCGGTGCAACGCGAGGAAATCCGCCAGGGCATCGCCTGCGTGAAGCACCAGAACATGGCCGGCTCCGACATGGGCGACGACCACAAGGAATACTTCGCCGGTGAAGCCGCGCTCAAGGCGGGCGGCAAGGACAACACCATGAACCAGTTCGCCGCAGCTTGA
- a CDS encoding helix-turn-helix domain-containing protein, protein MTEETVFAGPVLRRLRKREGLTQAAMAARMSISPSYLNLIERNQRPLSARVVMALVDRFAFDPRSLQADQDIGGVDGLVRRLSDERFADLGIDREEAEEFLSATPHVASAFVRLFDRMDTAALTANDPLAESRREIERWRNHFADLDHAAEALADEMRLSRGDIAVALTERLRERHQLSVRVLPAEVLPNSISRLDLHARQLQLSEMLTPPSRNFQMALQIAQLEQRDAIRSLAQGPQFEDEAARALFKRHLEGYFAAALIMPYGRFLRACEATGYDLPVLERRFNVSFEQLAHRLTTLQRVGQRGLPFFMVRIDRAGQFSKSFVGASSARFAEAEISCPLWDAHRAFERGGELIVQFVAIDGSEGQDGSGGWLTMMRSVEGAGALGLARFVVAIGIEGVLASDLAQARGISLRAGEAELIGPGCARCYRVNCAQRSLPPRGRRLMFEPMRRGATPFEFVAR, encoded by the coding sequence TTGACCGAGGAAACCGTGTTCGCAGGACCGGTGCTTCGTCGCTTGCGAAAGCGTGAGGGCCTGACGCAGGCGGCGATGGCGGCGCGGATGTCGATATCGCCGAGCTACCTCAACCTGATCGAGCGCAACCAGCGCCCGCTTAGTGCGCGGGTTGTCATGGCGCTGGTTGACCGTTTTGCCTTCGATCCACGTAGTCTCCAGGCCGATCAGGATATTGGCGGCGTCGACGGTCTGGTCCGGCGCCTGTCCGACGAACGCTTCGCCGATCTGGGGATCGACCGGGAGGAGGCGGAGGAATTCCTTTCCGCCACGCCGCATGTCGCCTCGGCCTTCGTCCGCCTTTTCGACAGGATGGATACGGCGGCTCTCACTGCCAACGATCCGCTCGCCGAATCTCGACGCGAGATCGAACGCTGGCGCAACCACTTCGCCGATCTTGACCACGCAGCCGAAGCTTTGGCCGACGAGATGCGCCTGTCCCGCGGCGACATTGCCGTGGCGCTGACCGAGCGCCTGCGAGAGCGGCATCAATTGTCCGTCCGCGTGCTTCCCGCCGAAGTCCTGCCGAACAGCATCAGCCGTCTCGATCTCCACGCGCGCCAGTTGCAGCTTTCGGAAATGCTGACGCCGCCCTCCCGAAACTTTCAGATGGCGCTTCAGATCGCCCAGCTCGAACAGCGCGACGCGATCCGTTCGCTGGCGCAGGGTCCGCAGTTCGAGGACGAGGCGGCGCGTGCGCTCTTCAAGCGACACCTCGAGGGCTATTTTGCCGCCGCGCTCATCATGCCCTACGGCCGCTTCCTGCGTGCGTGCGAGGCGACCGGATACGATCTTCCGGTGTTGGAGCGCCGCTTCAACGTCAGCTTCGAACAGCTTGCCCATCGGCTCACCACTTTGCAGCGTGTCGGGCAGCGCGGGCTGCCGTTCTTCATGGTCCGGATCGACCGGGCGGGGCAATTCTCCAAGAGCTTCGTCGGCGCGAGCTCGGCCCGCTTCGCGGAGGCCGAAATTAGCTGTCCGCTCTGGGATGCGCACCGTGCCTTCGAGCGGGGCGGCGAGTTGATCGTGCAATTCGTGGCCATCGATGGGAGCGAAGGCCAGGATGGCAGCGGCGGGTGGCTGACCATGATGCGCAGCGTCGAGGGGGCGGGGGCCCTGGGGCTGGCGCGTTTCGTTGTCGCGATCGGGATCGAGGGCGTGCTCGCCTCCGATCTTGCCCAGGCGCGCGGCATTTCCCTCCGTGCGGGCGAGGCGGAGCTTATCGGGCCGGGATGCGCGCGCTGTTACCGGGTCAATTGCGCCCAGCGTTCGCTACCTCCGCGGGGGCGCCGCCTAATGTTCGAGCCGATGCGCAGAGGCGCCACGCCGTTCGAATTCGTGGCGCGTTAA